A region of Corynebacterium glucuronolyticum DSM 44120 DNA encodes the following proteins:
- the yajC gene encoding preprotein translocase subunit YajC translates to MDLIILLVILVIFAAPMFLMQRKQKKQMEQLRSMQGQLLPGDHVVTTAGLHALVHLVDEDEVDLEIAPGVITRWEKIAIVKKIEDSTEAANNAFIESPKTETEAAGGATEHTDGYERPQSFGSDAGRPDDGDAR, encoded by the coding sequence ATGGATCTCATTATTCTTCTCGTCATTCTTGTCATCTTTGCTGCCCCCATGTTCTTGATGCAGCGTAAGCAAAAGAAGCAGATGGAACAGCTCCGGAGCATGCAGGGGCAACTGCTTCCCGGCGATCACGTCGTGACCACCGCTGGCCTCCATGCTCTCGTTCATCTGGTGGACGAGGATGAGGTGGACCTCGAAATCGCCCCTGGTGTCATTACCCGCTGGGAGAAGATCGCCATTGTGAAGAAGATTGAGGACTCTACCGAAGCCGCAAATAATGCCTTCATCGAGTCTCCCAAGACCGAGACGGAGGCCGCTGGTGGTGCAACGGAGCACACCGATGGATACGAGCGCCCACAGAGTTTTGGGTCCGATGCAGGTCGACCCGACGATGGCGACGCGCGCTAA
- the ruvB gene encoding Holliday junction branch migration DNA helicase RuvB has protein sequence MANVEKTEFVLPGDDNAPGNNVGIGRNPESAAVSPEKQETDHDLEVSLRPKSIDEFIGQDKVRKQLRLVLEGAKKRGSAPDHVLLSGPPGLGKTTMAMIIAQELGTSLRMTSGPALERAGDLAAMLSNLMEGDVLFIDEIHRIARPAEEMLYMAMEDFRIDVIVGKGPGATSIPLELAPFTLVGATTRSGMLTGPLRDRFGFTAHMEFYSPKDLTAVVLRAAKILGVNIDKEAAAEIAGRSRGTPRIANRLLRRVRDYAEVHSDGHIDVDAAKTALVVFDVDEKGLDRLDRAVLNALIKGHGGGPVGVSTLAIAVGEEPSTVEEVCEPYLVRAGLISRTGRGRVATAAAWQHLGLTPPDGALGLF, from the coding sequence ATGGCCAATGTAGAAAAGACGGAGTTCGTATTACCTGGAGATGACAACGCTCCAGGCAATAACGTCGGTATCGGACGAAACCCAGAGTCGGCTGCCGTCAGCCCTGAGAAGCAGGAGACTGATCACGATTTAGAGGTGAGCCTTCGCCCGAAGTCTATCGATGAATTCATTGGCCAAGATAAGGTCCGTAAGCAGCTCCGCTTGGTGTTGGAAGGTGCCAAGAAGCGTGGGTCGGCACCGGACCACGTCCTGCTTTCTGGTCCGCCTGGTCTAGGCAAGACGACTATGGCCATGATTATTGCGCAAGAGCTCGGCACCTCGCTCCGCATGACGTCCGGGCCGGCTCTTGAACGCGCTGGTGACCTCGCAGCCATGCTGTCCAACCTCATGGAAGGCGATGTGCTTTTCATCGATGAGATTCACCGCATTGCGCGCCCTGCAGAAGAGATGCTGTACATGGCGATGGAGGATTTCCGCATCGATGTGATCGTCGGTAAGGGCCCCGGTGCTACTTCTATTCCGCTGGAATTGGCACCCTTCACACTCGTCGGTGCGACTACGCGGTCAGGGATGCTCACGGGCCCGTTGCGGGATAGGTTCGGTTTTACAGCGCACATGGAGTTCTATTCGCCCAAGGACCTGACCGCAGTGGTCCTTCGCGCAGCGAAGATCCTCGGAGTCAATATCGATAAAGAGGCCGCTGCTGAGATTGCCGGCCGTTCGCGGGGAACGCCACGTATCGCTAACCGTCTCCTGCGTCGTGTACGTGATTACGCTGAAGTCCATTCAGATGGCCACATCGACGTGGATGCCGCAAAGACAGCGCTTGTCGTGTTTGACGTGGATGAAAAAGGGTTGGATCGGTTGGATAGGGCTGTGCTCAACGCGCTTATCAAGGGGCATGGCGGTGGCCCGGTTGGCGTTTCCACTTTGGCCATCGCGGTCGGAGAAGAACCGTCGACAGTTGAGGAGGTGTGCGAGCCGTACCTCGTCCGCGCTGGGCTTATTTCTCGTACTGGGCGTGGACGTGTGGCAACGGCCGCAGCCTGGCAGCACTTGGGCCTGACTCCACCGGATGGTGCTCTCGGACTTTTCTGA
- the ruvA gene encoding Holliday junction branch migration protein RuvA, with protein sequence MIASLHGEVVAKSLTGGVIECGGVGYEFLATAATLAELPLGEDGRVLTTMVIGEKFVTLYGFAHDSERTMFSQLQGVQGLGPKLALACLNTYSPSEIAVAVANDDKKTLQAIPGVGARMAAKMTAVLDGKLNEFIDSSAATSSAAEPVTGGSETVVAALVQLGFDEDSANHAAAWSEESNPGGDTGTNLRHALQYLGKKK encoded by the coding sequence ATGATTGCGTCCCTTCACGGTGAGGTTGTTGCCAAGTCGCTTACTGGCGGTGTCATCGAATGCGGTGGTGTCGGTTACGAGTTCCTCGCCACCGCGGCGACCCTTGCAGAATTACCGCTGGGGGAGGATGGTCGGGTTCTAACCACCATGGTGATCGGGGAGAAGTTCGTAACTCTCTACGGCTTCGCCCATGATTCGGAGCGCACGATGTTCTCGCAGCTGCAAGGCGTCCAAGGCCTCGGGCCGAAGCTGGCGCTTGCATGTTTGAACACGTATTCCCCATCGGAGATCGCAGTGGCTGTAGCCAACGACGATAAGAAAACACTGCAGGCTATCCCCGGAGTTGGCGCGCGCATGGCCGCGAAAATGACAGCTGTTCTCGACGGAAAGCTAAACGAGTTCATTGATTCGAGCGCCGCTACTTCGTCCGCCGCTGAACCAGTAACCGGTGGATCGGAAACCGTAGTTGCTGCCCTTGTTCAGCTCGGGTTCGATGAGGATTCCGCCAATCACGCTGCAGCCTGGTCAGAAGAGTCCAACCCAGGTGGCGACACGGGAACAAACCTTCGCCATGCTCTGCAGTACCTGGGTAAAAAGAAATAG
- the ruvC gene encoding crossover junction endodeoxyribonuclease RuvC, giving the protein MESTVGLRVLGIDPGLTRCGLSIVQAGKGRTVIPVAVGVARTPYKSSMGDRLKELYEAITDWIAEYKPDVVAMERLFERGEVSTVLHTAHAVGVLILAASQANLDVHEYTPSQVKKAITGNGRADKKQMTAMVTRILGLENPPKPADAADALAIAITHCWRAPQILREEKAKEQLRKMGIDPDRAAGPKGMNTTYHPRVVPTPQVTGESLRDLGGAQSWVRR; this is encoded by the coding sequence ATGGAATCAACAGTGGGGCTCAGGGTTCTGGGCATAGACCCAGGTCTGACACGCTGTGGTTTATCCATTGTGCAGGCAGGGAAAGGCAGAACGGTCATTCCCGTCGCGGTCGGTGTGGCGCGGACACCATATAAATCATCCATGGGTGACCGCTTGAAGGAACTGTATGAGGCGATCACGGATTGGATTGCGGAGTACAAACCGGATGTCGTTGCAATGGAACGTCTCTTCGAGCGTGGGGAGGTTTCGACCGTTTTGCATACAGCGCATGCTGTAGGAGTGCTTATACTCGCGGCTTCGCAGGCGAATCTCGACGTGCACGAATACACTCCTTCGCAGGTTAAAAAGGCGATTACTGGTAACGGTCGAGCCGACAAGAAGCAAATGACTGCCATGGTGACGCGGATTCTGGGTCTTGAGAACCCGCCAAAGCCCGCAGACGCGGCCGACGCACTGGCTATCGCGATCACTCACTGCTGGCGTGCACCCCAAATTCTCCGTGAGGAAAAAGCGAAGGAGCAGCTTCGCAAAATGGGTATCGACCCAGATCGTGCAGCCGGACCGAAGGGCATGAACACGACGTACCACCCGCGCGTCGTGCCAACGCCTCAAGTGACTGGAGAATCTCTACGCGACCTCGGAGGGGCGCAGTCATGGGTGAGGCGTTGA
- a CDS encoding YebC/PmpR family DNA-binding transcriptional regulator — protein sequence MSGHSKWATTKHKKAANDAKRGKEFAKLIKNIEVAARTGGGDPAANPTLDDMIRKAKKASVPNDNIERARKRGSGEEAGGADWQTVMYEGYGPNGVAMLIECLTDNRNRAATEVRTRMTKNGGNMADSGAVSYMFSRKGVSTVKKGELTEDDVLLAVLDAGAEQVNDLGEMFEVVSDASDTTAVKDALQAADIEVEDTDSEFRASVENPADLATAKKILKLIDILEESDDVQNVYTNMDIPEDVAAQLEDED from the coding sequence ATGTCGGGTCACTCAAAATGGGCAACCACGAAGCACAAGAAGGCCGCCAACGATGCTAAGCGTGGCAAGGAATTTGCCAAGCTCATCAAGAACATCGAGGTAGCTGCCCGTACAGGTGGCGGGGACCCCGCTGCAAACCCGACCCTGGATGACATGATCCGCAAGGCCAAGAAGGCCTCCGTCCCGAACGACAACATCGAGCGCGCCCGCAAGCGTGGCTCCGGCGAAGAAGCCGGTGGCGCTGACTGGCAGACGGTCATGTACGAGGGTTACGGCCCCAACGGTGTCGCTATGCTCATCGAGTGCCTCACCGATAACCGCAACCGCGCAGCAACTGAGGTGCGCACGCGTATGACCAAGAACGGTGGCAACATGGCCGACAGCGGTGCCGTGAGCTACATGTTCTCCCGCAAGGGTGTAAGCACCGTGAAGAAGGGTGAGCTCACCGAGGACGATGTTCTCCTCGCCGTCCTTGACGCTGGCGCAGAGCAGGTTAACGATCTCGGTGAGATGTTCGAGGTTGTCTCCGATGCCTCCGACACTACCGCTGTGAAGGACGCACTTCAGGCCGCTGACATTGAGGTCGAGGACACCGATTCCGAGTTCCGTGCCTCCGTCGAGAACCCTGCGGATCTCGCAACGGCGAAGAAGATCCTCAAGCTCATCGATATTCTCGAGGAGTCCGACGATGTTCAGAACGTGTACACGAACATGGACATTCCTGAGGACGTTGCAGCCCAGCTTGAGGACGAAGATTAA